Genomic segment of Camelus bactrianus isolate YW-2024 breed Bactrian camel chromosome 33, ASM4877302v1, whole genome shotgun sequence:
AGATCACCTTCTCCCTCTGCcaatcctgcttccttcccttaCAGGTGCTTTTCCTGAGCTCCCTTCGTGAGCCACCTGCATGCAAATCTCCATCACTAAGTTAGTTTCCCGAGAAGCCGAATGATGACAATGCACATTTGGAGATAAGAAGGTAACCACCAGAAAAAAGCAGTTTACACAGTTAGAACTGGTTTTCTCTGGGAAGTGGAAAAGGACTGAGGCAGGAGACTGCTGTTATGTACCCTCTGCATTCTTCATTGTTTCTAACATGTGCGTGTATTACTCccgtaattaatttttttcatttaaaaatataaaatttttaaagaatctgaTACTGTTGTCCTCCTGTTTTAAACCCTTCAATCACTTCCTGTTGCCCATAGAATAATCCTTAAGAATCTTTAACAAGGCTTGCAAATCCCTCCCCACCTGGCCCCTGCTGAGTTTCATGTCCCATTTCTTCCCACTCCTTCTCATTCCCCGTTTACTTGCCTTTCTGAACTTCCAGTTTCTTGAATGGGCCTCTCTTTCTCGTGTCCAGGCTCCCAACATGCtgctccctctgtctggaatatTTTACTTGTCCTGCCCTCCACCTGGTACACTCCTATCCATTTATCAGgtttcagcttaaatgtcaccttctcagggaCACCTTGCCTACCCCTGGACTATATTAGGCCCTCTCTTTTATCACTCCCACAgcctctgtatttcttctttctcagcaTCAATCTCCTGAAATAATCAACGTAATGTCCACATTGCCTTCCATCCTCCACAAGGACACTCTCTCTTGTGACTGCTGTATTACTAACACCCAGCCCATACTACAGCACAGCAGAcatcaaatatttactacatCAGTGAAtttcaccaaaacaaaaaaagcagttTACGAAGTTAGAAGTGGTTTTCTCTGGGTCCCAGCTGTTTTCGAGGGCCCCAGCTCTGCAATCTGCGACAACTTAGAtaacctgtctgagcctcagtttgctcaagtataaaatggggatgaaaatagtacctaccttagagggttgttttgaggattaagtgagatctATTGGTAAAGCCCTTAGCATGGTGCCGGGCATAAAGCAGGCATTTGATCGATGCATGCTCAAAAATTAAGAAAGGCTGTATCCATTTACACTCACATCAGCCGATTCTGAGAACTCACTCTTTCCCATTTCCAACATTGAatattgtgtttttaaatctttttacaAACACTATAGGCCAAAAAAAATGGCATCTCATGGTTTTATGTCAACATGCATTTCTGAGCCAACAGCTTTTGCTAATAAAATGGCTGCACCTTGCTGCCTCAAGCCAGGTACACCAGAAAGAAAGCAACTCATTGGTGAGCCTCTTTCTTCCTGCCACAGTTTGTTTGGTGGGGAGAGGATATCCGAGAAGAGGGCCCCCAATGTGGGGGCTGCATTGTGCCAGGCCCAGGCAGCCTAATTGCAGGTATTTTTCACAACACCTTCAGGTTTTGCCAGGCCTCTTGCTCACCCAATGGGAGGACGTGGGGCTCCGCTCTCCCCAGCCAACCCAGGTGGCTGCCTCTGCCTCGAACGTCTCCCAGTGACGTAGAACCCTGCAGGCCCAGAGGCCCCTCCACACTTCCTGTGTGGGGTTCAGAAAcccgcctcccctcccagccttAAGCGCCTGTTTCAGAAAATGGTGAGTCTCCCTCTTACAAACTCCACTTTCTCATCCCAGCTTTGGAAGCAATGGCCCCAGGGTCCTCATCCCCAGCGGGGATTTTGAATAagttctctggtttctgtttCAGAAGCTATAAGCCAACCGGCCTCCGCCATCTTAGGTAGCGTACGTGTCCGGTGAGGGAAAGATGCCGTCGGGGAATCTCTGGAGAGTTCTGGGACTCTGCCTCTTATCAGGTAAGGAGGATGGAATGAAAAAGGTGTTTCTGCAGACCACGGAAGGCTCACAGCCTCACCTGGTGCTGCCCAGTGATACCCAGGAGCCTCATTTACCAGAAAATGTAAGGAAGTGTTTGAGCAGTGTTATGGAGGCAGCTAGGTCTGGGGACTAATGAGAAAGATGTGAGCCCGGGAGACCTTTCAGAGAACAGCCGAGGAAAAGCACTTGGGATGATCGTATCTACTGAAAAAGCAAGGAGGTCTTTGTGGCTCTGGGAACAAGTTCGTTCTGTCAGTGAACGACCCAGCCCTTAAGAACTAAcacaagagagacagaaaagtaaTCTTCACCCTTTGTTATGAGGAGACTAGTTAGTTGAACCCAAACTCTGCACAGGGTATGTAGCAAGCTTAGTACCTGAGACAATGAAACACCTCATAATTTCCAGTCCTTTTCAGTTGATCAAGAGCTTTCAGTTAGTTCAGTCCTTTTTGAAGCAAGGTGGAATATGAACAGATAAATAACCAAGAGCATTTCCATATCTCATATCagataaataagatttttttttaaggttgccatttattgagtgcctggtACCATGTTAAAAAGTCTTTACACGTGTCGGCTAATTTAACCAAAACCTCCGCCTTGGAAGACGAACGTTATCTGTAGCCCTTATTTTACAAAGAAACTGTAACTTAAAGAAGTTAAATACTTATTCAAAACCAGACAGTTAGTAAGCGCCAAAGCTGATCTGGGAAATCAGGACTGCCCATAGGCCTGTGCTCTTAATGACTGCACGGCCTGAGGCAGAATGGGTCACAACGCTTCTATTTCAGAGACCGAGAAAATACTGTCATAGCCTGGGCTCCCTTCTCAGAGGCACAGCCATGATGTCTCCACTTCCTGCTTCAGCTTGGGTTTCTCAAGCTTGAACATGCACacgaatcaccaggggaccttgtTAAACTGTAGCTTCTGCTTCAGTAGATCTGGAGTGGGACCTGCAATTCTGCGTTGTCTAACGAGCTCTCAGGCTTATTAGTCGGCTTCTGGCCCAAGGAACACATTTGGAGTGTCAAGGAGCAGAGTGTGACCCCTTCAGGGAGTTGTCAGGCATTGCCTTTGAGGTTGATAGTATAACTTATGCTTGGcctaaagagagagagggagagccaAGCACCCCGAGAGACTGGGCATCATGAGAATGTGGCCAGTCTGCTCTGGTTATAGGGGGAGGTGCAGAGTTGGGGGGGTCTCACCCAGTATAGAAGACGTTGATAAAAGAGATGTACACAAAACTTTCAGGCAATGTCCAGTTGGCCATTGTAAAGAATCCAAATTGGGGGTGggagtataactcagtggtagagtgtgtgcttagtatgcacgaggccCTGGACTCCATCACTAGTAtctccaccaaaaaaaacaaaaacaaaaaccgaaTCCAATTATTGCTGGGTGAGGGCATTCTGGAGGGCCCAGTGGAAACGTGATCATTCTCTAAGTAAATGAATAATCAAAGTTTCAAATATTTCCATCTCTGTCTCAAgcagaaaacaaatggaaaaactgaaCCATCAGACAAGCGGGAGTCAGAGACGAAACAAGAATCTCAAATGTGTACCTAACCAAAAGCTTGTTTTTCTCCCTCAGTcagagatttattttcaaaatggaggCTTGGGTATAAAATTGTTTCACTATTTCTCTAGTCTCCCAAAAAGCAGTCCTAactttttctaacttctgttTGTCAAatgttgtgtgtttgtgtttaatCCTAGAtgcttccttgtcttgtttcGTCCCAAATTGACCAGGAACCCCTGGTCAATATCCAGCAGTCAGTGTCACTTATCTGGGGTGTAGGAAGGACTGTGATCTCGGGGTGGTTGAGAAGGACCTTAGATGCTCAGAAATGGTCAGACTAGACCCTAGAACTTTTTCTACTTGGAACCTCAGGCACTCACAACATTTACtaacttgtttttcttatttatttcctaGTTGGCACTTGGGGGCAAGAAGGTAAGATATGCTTTTTTCCCTTGTAATGAAATCCGCCCAGCATGCTTTGTACATATGAGTGGAGCTTTTGCTAGACCTCCCACAGAGCTTCCACTGAGACCAATAAAAGGGGCTTCTATCATCTTCACCTTGGCGTTTTCCTCATAAATCTAGAGATTTCTAGCCAAGAAGAGGAAAGCCACAAAGATCCTAGGAAATAATGAGTCTTAAcgattcaaaagaaaaaatttgagacAATTAAGTTGAAAGTACCaacagttttcatttgtttgcattttatatttgatGTGAAATTTTGTAGAACGTTTGTGGCTTGAATGCATGCCTAGAGATGCACTGAATAAGCCTCTGGGGCAGCATTTGGGTGCATATTCAGAATCACATGTCAGAATACTCTgaaactgtgtgtgtgcatgtgtgttcatATGTGCACATGCATATGAGTGTGCCTGGCCTGGACTTACTTTCTCAATCACAGTGGAGAGTTAGGAATGTCCAAATATTGGAAGCCTTTCTATTCAATCAGCCCTTCCAAACTGAGTGGACCAGGTTTGTGTTTAAAGGCAGCCACTGGGCCAGTCTCCATCCCATTGCATTACACGGCCTACCTTGCAGTGTCCTTTGAATCCTCTTTTGATCATGCAGAATGCGTTAATGTTACATTATTGACAGATGAGATATGTCGAAATCAGTGATATGCTTCAGGATAACTCCTCTCTTCTGCTTGCTGTTACCATTTAAGGTTGATTTTGcaggggagggtaattaggtttatttatttacttatttgatggatgtactggggactgaacccaggccctcctgcACGCTAAgtacatgctctgccactgagctataccctcccccccagggCTGACTTTTGTTTATCATTTAATTTATGCCCAATATAGAGCTTCTTTTTTTCCTAGCTTTATTGggatatagttgacatataacatgaTGTAAGcttaaggtatacaatgtaatgattttataaatatatgtattttatatttatatatcaaaTATGTGTATTATATTCAGAATGATTACTTTGaaccctttttttgtaaataattaGCCTTCAGTTGTTTAATGTGGGATATAGGACCATAAACAGCTTTTCATACACAGCCATGGGGAATTTGAACATCCATTGTTTTCTAAAGGTTGAGGGAAGTGTCCTAACCCATGGGGCAGGGTCTGATCTTAGTAGCTGATTGGACTACTATTAATAGTTTCTTATCATTTCCTTTTCAGACTCTGAAGAAACTGGTAAGAGGATTTTCTCTCTGTATGACTTCCTTTCAAATGTGGAACAAGATGGTCATAGAGGCCATAGTAATAAATACAAAGAACCAGAAATATTAGAGGGAACATAGAATTATCTTTCAGTAGGATCTGTATGAGGTGTGTCTATGTTTGTTGCTAACTGTCACATTTGATTATAGCTGAGCATGGTATGACTCCCTGAGCATCCATTCAGGGAAGAATACACATGTGGACATGGCTTGGAGCCACCATAAGTTTTTGTGTAAATCACAAGTTCATTGAAGGCAGAGATGTCGTCTTATTTAcctggcccagtgcctggcacatagtaggtactcaatgaattttttttgaatGACTAAATTCTCATACACATAAATAAATCACTAGTTCCCTCCCCTCAAGAAGATGATGGTCTTACCTGAGAGACAAGTAACTGATAATATAGTGTGTTGCCTGCTCTGATATGGGAagatacataataaaataaaacatgaagagAAGAGCGTTCAACTCTACAGAGGATGGTTAGGGAAGGCTCCCCAGAGGAGGTGATTCTTGAGCTGAGTTTTAAAGGGTAAGCTTATTTATCTTTCGGGGAAGACTATCTTAGGCAGAGGAGAAGGCTGTGTAGCATGAGGTTAAGAGTCTAACTCTGAAGCTAGACAGTCATATTGAAGCCTGGCTCAACTTCTTCCTTGTTGAGTATCTGAATAattcacttctctgtgccatagcaTCATCATGTGTTAAATGTAAATAATGATACTtgtagggttgttatgaggactgAATGAATAATTTGCTTAGAATATTCTCTGGCATAGAGAAAGGAGTAGGTAAGTTTTAGCTCTCATTATATCGGAAGTAAGCAAACTAAACAATAAGCATTAAAGTTTATTGAGCATGTATGTTCTAGGTATTGCCCTTAATATTTTAACTGAATTTCCTCACCCAATTCTCCTACCATCCCTAGtctacagataagaaaaccaaggcttagaAAATAAATAGTCCAACCCCAGGGATAAATACTAATGCAGATTTAGCTGATGCAgaagcacattttttttaaccattatgaAACACCGTGTCTGGGTGTGTATAAAACCTTTGTGAGCATCTGTCCCATTTCTAAGCCTAGACATCTAGGCCCTTGAATGAGGATGTATTGATCTGAGCTCCACTACTGAATTTGCACCAGTATGAGTTGTGagcaattgtttttttttttttttcaaacaaacacACCAAGCAGAGTGAAACgtctatttacttttaaattatttcatttttgatttctAGTGTAATATTTCTCAGAAATAGCAGTGCTAAAAAAGTATGTCTAAGTCAAAATATTATCATCTTGGGAGAAGGGATAACCCAGgggttagagtacatgcttagcatgtgtgaggtcctgggttcaatcctcagtactgccattaaaataactaactaaataaataaacctaatcacctcccccctcaGAAAAAATATTATCAACTATCTATTGTCATTATACTCAGCTTCTGATCATTAGCAGATAGATGACTCTAGAGAATGACCTGTTTACACTCCATATGATCTGAGCTGGAGAGCTGCCTAAGCACCTGGGTTGGAACTCAATTCTGTCCTCCATGGTAGCCAGACccccagaaggaaaggaagaaagtgaCTAACATTTTTCCTGAGCATCTGCTACGTGCCATCCATTTTCACCTTCAAAaaccatttaattctcacaaataccctgtgaggtaggtgttTTAGCTCCATttcccagatgaagaaactgaaggtcagagaagttaaatggTTTTCCTTTGGTCACACAGCCTAATGCAGATCTGGGATTCAAACACGGGGCTTCTGATGCAGTCCGGTGTTCTCTCCCCAATATCACACTGTAGCAAAACAGCCCCAACAGAGAGGGTTTTCTCTGTGCACGGCTGCCTCTCCTCTCTTTCAGCTGCCATATCTACACTCGAGCATAGCCTAGTGCTGCCCAGCATCCCAGCCACAAGTCTTCCAGGAAATAAGGATGCAcccagccccacttcccaggACAAAACTGCCTGCTGTGGGAATTTGGCAGATCCCCAAATTATATTCATAGATTTCATTCGTCCCCTAGTTCCTCCCTCTAAAACACTTCATTGAGAGTTGATTATACtcagatataatttaaaataaagccaCTTTTTATTGGGAGAACCATTTCCTTAAAATGTATGTAGTGCTTCACACAGTTTAAGGGCAATAACAGAAAAGTGGTATGGAGTTTGAAGAAAGATATATGATCTCTGCTATGTGGGATTCTGTTAGTTTTAAGAAAGAACTTCTGAACAATGAAAAACAGGTGAGCCCAAGAATTAGTGATTCAAAAATGTGAAGGTCTTTATCTCTGAGTAGACTCTTTCATATCTACCTGGCCGATGATTCTTGCTAATCTAAGAGAATAAGCTTGAAGACTTCTAGAATTTTTCAGCTTTAGGATTTTAAGTCTTTCTGAACTTTAGTGGACCAAGGTCTAGAAGCATATGCTGGTACATTCTCAATTTGATGTATCTGATTGTATCTATAAGCATGATCTCATAGGCTAAGTACATACCTCACTGTTAAGGTTTAGGGCTCCATGAAAAATGGGACCTCTTTGGGAATTCTTGGTGATAGTTTCTAGTACCACATGAAAATTTTtacttataatttaaatataaagcaagattattttcttactattctttccttttttcattttcgGGTGAAGCTACAGATGCACTGAAAAGTAAGTTGATCAGTCTTTTCTGTTTGTCCTATCTGAGGAGGCAATTTGGTGGTAGGGGAGAAGGAATTGACTGAAGAAGATTAACCCCAAGAACTAAGGTCCTTCCAACATCACGTTGCCAAATCCCATTTTAGAAACATTCCAAATAGGGacttttatagattttatttctaTCCTCCCCTTCCAAGTCTCCATGTTCATGCCTAAACTCTGAAGTCACCTTCAAAAAGTTATCTAGTGCCCCATTTACAGATCTCCCCTTTCAAACCCTCTAGCCTGCAGAGTTCCCTTTTGACAAGAAACTCTAAGATTGAGGATGACAGATGTCTTTCTGCATTTGTTTGGTTCTTTTGCTAccagttttccttttctgaaatcttACTGGTTTCTCCCTTTaacttcccttctcttccctcccatcTCCCAGCATATAAAGTCTCCATCTCTGGAAACAGAGTAGAGCTGACATGCCCTGAGGATTTTGAGACTGAACCATtaacttgggaaaaaaataatcaaaaaatagCTGATACTTATGAGAAGCACCTGTTACTGGATAATTTTTCAGAAATGGAGAACAGTGGTTATTATACCTGCTCCACAAAGGAGAAGAAGAGTCATAGGATCTACCTGAAAGCAAGAGGTAATATAGGTCTTCAGAGCAATCACTTCTAGACTCTTTAGGGAGGACCATTTCAAAAGGGTATTCTCAGTATTTCCCCTAACCTGACTCACAATCCCCTGGCGTCTTTGTGCTCCTCCTACACTCATTCCCAGGACTGTCTGGAGCCACACAGCATGTGAGTATTGAAGGGAGAATTACCTTCATTTGTTCCTTCCTCATCTCCAGTGTcctgtgtcttcattttttttttttttttgctgttttgttttgttttatgagggggaggtgattgggtctatttatttatttttggaggaggtactggggattgaacccaggacctcgtgcatgctaagcatgggctctaccacttgagctataccctccctccctgtgTCTTCCTTTCTGGGTGATTTCCATTCTTCTTCCCGcactccccatccccctgcaGTGTGTGAGAACTGTGTGGAGGTGGATGTCACGGCAGTGGCCACAATCATCATAGTCGACATCTGCGTCACTCTGGGCTTGCTGCTGCTGGTGTATTACtggagcaagagaagaaaggtcaAGGCCAAGCCTGTGACAAGAGGAGCAGGTGCTGGCGGCAGGCCCAGGGGTAAGACCATGGAGGAGATTTTGGCCAAGGGAGATGTCCACCTAGGGCCAGGAGGGGTGGCAGGTCCAGGCTAGGTCAAGACAGCTGTTGTAGAAGGTTCATGGTGTTGCCAAGATTGCTACAGAGTGTCCCATTTCAGATCATTCCTGACTTCCCACCCTAGAAAAGTGCAAAAAAGTTTATTAACAGGATGGGCTTCCTCAAATGCCTGTCACTGTTCTGGAGTAATCAGACTCCATTCCCCAGTCTTTGGGGAGAGAGACCTTGAGACATTAgttcctgccctttccctgccCTCCCGCCAATGTGGGAAAGGAAATAATGGAAGGACCTTGCGCTGAGGTCGCAGAATGATAAGAACAGTGTAGGGGTCATTACAGATGGGAttaaagaaagcaaagagaaagggCAGCTGaaatggggaaggggagaggtagAGGAGAGTTTGCCGTTCTTGATCTGGGTCTCATTCTCACAAGATTGGTCTTTCCTCATGGAAATGAatgcttcccctccctcctctgcaggaCAAAACAGGGAGAGGCCACCACCTGTTCCCAATCCA
This window contains:
- the CD3E gene encoding T-cell surface glycoprotein CD3 epsilon chain, translated to MPSGNLWRVLGLCLLSVGTWGQEDSEETATDALKTYKVSISGNRVELTCPEDFETEPLTWEKNNQKIADTYEKHLLLDNFSEMENSGYYTCSTKEKKSHRIYLKARVCENCVEVDVTAVATIIIVDICVTLGLLLLVYYWSKRRKVKAKPVTRGAGAGGRPRGQNRERPPPVPNPDYEPIRKGQRDLYSGLNQRGI